TAACCATCGATGGAGTTCTCTATTGCAATCCTGTAGATGTTATCCTTAATGTGTATATGTCCGGTGTGAGCCTTACAAGCTGAAGAATCAGTATTTATTGTATTCTTTTTTATCGAATCAGATAAATGATCATCCATGTATACCCCAACCCATTGACAAATAATTTGCTTTTAGTAAACCCACTGTAAAATTTTATTCATTTTAATAATTAATTAAACTTTCGGAGGAGGTTAATTTTTTGTGTAGCTACAAACAGTAAAATAGACATGTGACATGTTTTTCAATAACTCCTTTTTGTGGATGAATTTTTTGTGAGTGATTATACTATTTGCTTGCCAAAAAGTAGATGAACGTGAATGTCATAGATTTGTATACTTATTCTGGTGATCGTATGATCCTTATTCAAAGAAGATATCAGGATGTCGCTGACGAGATCGATGAAAAAGATATTGACCGTGTTAAGCTGAACCTTGGCATAACAAGGAAAGTCTGCTGCGGTGGCAGGGAAAAGAAGGATTATGACCTCGGCTGGATCGAGAATCCAAAGGACATGAAGATCACGACTGTAAAGGATTATGAAATAAAAGACAGGGTGCTTGAGGTATGGATTGAGCCTTAACTTTTTTCCTATTCAATTTTCAGTTGGAACCTACCTGTATGTTAACTTACAAAATTGAATGCAATTGCAATTGTTGTACCTGCAATAAAACCCATCGTCCCATAAAATATTGGTACAAACATGTACATGAGTAGCGTAATTGCCATTTCAGTTCTGGTAACTGCTATCATAAGTCCGAATCTGCTGCCATTCTCTATTAAAAATGGTGTTATTGCCAGGGTCAATAGTGCGTAAAAGAGGAAACTTATAATTCCTGAGTAAAGTGCAACTATTTTACCCAACGACAGAGGATTAACCTTCTTAACACGCATAGTTGGCATATTTCCTGCCCCATTTTCAGATTGTTTCAAGTGAAGCAAATGCTGTTTTTCTAGATTTCCTGGTTCTCTTCAACATCGTGTGGGTAATTTTAACAACAATGTCTTATTGCCAATAGAAAATGGGTGATTCTCCACATGATAAATACAAGCTGAGATTTTATGAATCCCTGTCATGTGACACTATCCATTCTTATATCCCGGATATGAGCCGTAAATTTGGAACAGATTTCCAATGTAATCCCTTTCAAATTTACCCACTCGATGCTGTGGAGATCCGATTTTCTATTTCCATTTCCAGTCCACCAATGTATCCGCTTGCAGTATTGAATATAATTGCAGCAATAAGACCTGTGATCAAACCAATGTTACCATGAGTAATATCCAGAAAAGTCCAAAAAAGAAACCCGATACTCCTGCGACAAGTGCGATGACTTTTCCAAGAGATAATACATTTACTTTTGTGATGATAACATTTGTCATTTTTGTGTATAAAGGTAATATGAAAAAAATGTTTTAAAGTAAGTCCGGATTAAATGTTCGTAAAAGTTTTCAGTCTAACTCTATCTCCAGTCCTCCGGTAAACCCGGTCACAGCGTTGTATATCAGTGCCGTTATTATTCCTGATATAAGTCCCAGAACTCCATAGAATATCGGTAGTGTTATTATTGATCCTACTCCGAACAACAATCCTGCAAGTGCTCCTTCATTACCCATAAGTGACCCCATCATTAGTGACATCAGGGTCATCAAAGCCCCCAGGATGAGCCCCATTATTCCGTAAACTGCACCAAATATTTTTCCAAGGGATAGTACCCCTATTTTGTTAATGTACTGTGTTGCCATAAAACAAACTCCTTAACAGTATTGTAGAATATATTGGATCTACATAAAAAGATAAGCAAAATGATTTTTGTAGGAATTGTAACTTATTTAGTTCTATTTATTTCCAAGATGAACTATCCGTCTGTCAAAGGTACACAATAAGAAGTCTTAAATATTATAACATCAGTAAATGCCTTCCGGATATATGCCAGTTACAGGCATAACTTAAAAATAGATTTAAGGAGACCTGCCATGCAAAAACCAGAAACTCATATATTTATTTGCGCAAGTACAAGACTAAACGGAATAGTAAAGGGCTCATGCCAGAACAAATCATCGCATAATCTGGTAGCAATGTTTAGCGAAGAGGTAATGGACAGAGACCTGGAAGGTGAAGTGATGGTCACTGCCACCGGATGTGTAGGTCTTTGCGAAAAAGGACCTGTAGTAATGATCTATCCCCAGCAGATATGGTATGGCGAGGTAACTGAAGATGATATCGAAGACATACTTGATGCAATAGAGGAAGGCGAGGTCGTAGACAGATTAGCCATATCATGAAAATAAATACGATTTTTTAAAGCGAGTTGTTCAATTTTATTGAATTACTCACTTCATATTTATATAGGTCGATACTAATTATTCTAAAAGTAGTAAACCAGTAAAACTAATCGTATATCATATCAGCGCTGGTCATACATCCGCAGTTGGAACAATAATAAATGACGTTCATTCCTAGCCTCTGCTTCTTTAGCATGTTCTTACACTTCTTGCAGGATTTTCCTGTCTGGTTTTCCATTCAGAGTCCTCCTTCACTAAGTACAGCTTCTTCGAACAACATTATTGAGTCCATTCTTGCAGTGTTTTCTCTTGTCCAGTAGCCGCATGTTTCACAGACCATTATACCATTTGGTAATCTGTGAAAATCCCCATGGCATTCCGGACACTTTTTTAAAGATCCCATTTTTTAACTCCTTTATCTTCCCGTTACTGTAGTTTTGCAGTTAGAGACACATCGCTAGTACAATGTATCAATAACTCTTCTCTCACAGGCCAAGACATTCCCATTTCTTTGCCTGATCTTAAATTAGAGCCAGATGGCTCAATTCCCACTTGCCAGTATATTTGTGTTACTAGTATTTAAAAGAATCTAAATAAAATTAGTATTATATTTGAGGATTTCTAATTAGCTCTGAAATTCCCCATTCTAATTAGACATATTATTTTCAGTAAAATCTTCCTACGTCCTGCACGGTCATTGATACGATTCTTTTCACAGCCTTCAATGTTAAGTTGAATATAACAAAAAGATAAAAATAGCTCTTAACTGACCATTTATTGGATCTCGACTTCCAGACCACCGACGAAACCGATTGCTGTGTTGTATATAAGAGCGGTTACCACTCCTGAACAGAAACCAAAAATTCCATATAATATTGGTAGTGCAATAATTGCACCTATTCCGAAAAACACCCCAAAGAACATTCCAAATAATCCTCCACCTCCCCCTAAGGCTGCTAATGTCGTGAATGCTCCTACTATGAGTCCGAAAATTGCAGAAGCTGCCGCAGATACCATTCCGAGTGAAAATACTCCGATTCTAGTAATATATTGTTTTGCCATAAAATCCATCCAATTAATATTATTTTTAGATGTGCAATTATTATATAAATATATTTGTGTTTTTCTTTTTATTTATTAATAAGTCGCCATTTAGATGTATGGATGAATATATGGCAGGTTTTACTGAAGAAATTGAAGGGAACGAAACTAAAAAACAACACAATAGGCTGAATATATTGTCTCCTCCTCTCTCCATAAAGTTAAAAAAGACCAGGGAGTGGATTTCCAGTCGTTCGGTCACTTACTCTCTTTTATCCCCTTCTCAACCTCCACCACCTTCAGCGCGATCTTCATCACAGAATCCGGGTTCAGTGAAATAGAATCAATACCTTCCTTCACCAAGAACTCCGCAAACTCCGGGAAATCGCTTGGAGCCTGGCCACAGAGACCACTGTGCTTATTGTTTCGCTTTGCGCCCTGCACAGCCATTGACACAATTTTCTTCACAGCCTCGTCCCGTTCATCGAAAGAGGAAGCAAGGATCTCAGAATCTCTGTCAACGCCGAGTGTCAGTTGAGTGAGGTCGTTTGATCCAATAGAGAAACCATCGAAGTACTGGCTGAACTCGTCTATCAGCAGTACATTGCTTGGGATCTCGGTCATCATGTAGACCTGAAGGCCGTTCTCTCCCCTGACAAGACCATTCTTTTTCATCTCCTCCAGCACCTTTTCAGCTTCCTCGATGCGACGGCAGAACGGGATCATAAGGATCAGGTTTGTCAGTCCCATCACATCTCTCACTTTTTTCATGGCTTTGCACTCAAGAGCAAAGCCCTCACGGTAGCGTTTATCGTAATAACGTGAAGCACCTCTGAATCCCAGCATAGGGTTGTTCTCTTCAAACTCAAAGTACTCTCCACCAATCAGGCTTGCATACTCATTGGACTTGAAATCACTCATACGCACGACCACAGGCTTCGGGTAGAATGCTGCTGCAATTGTCCCTACACCCTGGGCAAGTTTCCCAACGAAAAAATCAGCTTTATTCTCATATCTGCCGGTCAGTTTGTCAATCTCCTCCAACACATCCTCATCCTCAACCTTCTCAGGGTGGATAAGCGCCATGGGATGCACCTTGATGTAGCTTGTGATGATAAATTCAAGTCTTGCAAGCCCTATACCGTCATTCGGTATCATTGACAGGGCAAAAGCTTCCTCGGGGTTTCCGAGATTCATCATGATTTCGGTCTTTGTTTTCTCAATCCCTTCCAGTTCAACAATTTCAGTATGGAACGATAAGGTTCCTTCATACACCCTGCCTGCATCCCCTTCTGCACAGCTCACCGTTACATCCATACCATTTTCCAGTATCTCCGTGGCATTCTCAGCACCCACAACCGCCGGAATACCAAGTTCTCGGCTCACAATAGCAGCATGACATGTCCTACCACCCTTGTTTGTAATAATAGCAGCAGCCCTCTTCATAACAGGTTCCCAGTCAGGAGTTGTTGTGTCTGCCACAAGAACCTCCCCTGTGTTAAATTCGTTCAACTGAGAAACATCAGGAATAACATGCACTTTCCCGGTTGCTATTTTCGCTCCCACACTCCTTCCAGTAACAATGACACCTGAGGTATCATCCAGATAATAGGTCTCAAGAACATCCTTTCGCTTCAGGGATTGTACCGTTTCCGGTCTTGCCTGGACTATGAACAGCTCACCTGTCTCGCCGTCCTTTGCCCACTCAATGTCCATTGGGACGTGTTTTTCTCTTTTCTGCGAGTAGTGCTCTTCAATGGTCACTGCAAAATTTGCCAGTTGCAGCACCTCATCATCACTGATGCAATACTGCTTCCTCTCAGCCTCAGGGACATCGACATTACGTGTAAGCACGCGGGAATCTCCACGCCCGTATATCATCTTAATCTCTTTACTTCCCTTCTGCTTTTTGATAATTGGTTTAAAATTCGCATTCAGTGTAGGTTTGAAAACATAGAACTCATCAGGATTTACAAGTCCCTGTACAACATTCTCACCAAGACCGTATGCTCCGGTAATAAATACAACATTCTCAAAACCGGTTTCAGTATCAATTGTGAAAATAACTCCACTTGATGCAAGGTCTGAGCGAACCATTTTCATAACACCAATGGAAAGTCCAACTGCAAAGTGGTCAAAACCGTTATTCACCCTATAGGAAATTGCCCTGTCAGTGAAAAGTGATGCAAAACACCTGTTGCAGGCATCTTTTAGTGAATGGTAACCGTGAATGTTCAGGTATGTCTCCTGCTGTCCCGCAAAAGATGCATTCGGAAGATCCTCGGCAGTTGCAGAACTACGGACTGCAACGTCAGTATCCTCTCCGTACTGTTCACAGAGTTTATCGTAAGCCGCTTTAACTTCATCCCACAGACCATCTGGAATTCCTGCATCAAGTATTAGATTCCTTGCTTTCTTTCCTCTTTTAGCAAGGTCAGTGACATCATCAATATCGAGTCCTTCAAGCGTCTTTTTCAGATCATCAACTATTTCTGCTGACTCTAAAACATGCCAGTAGGCATCTGCAGTTATGGCAAAGCCATTTGGAATTTTGATATCCTTGTTTGTAAGCTCCCTGTACATTTCTCCAAGAGAGGCGTTCTTGCCTCCGACCAGAGGTACGTCGTCAATACTAATTGCTTCAAACCAGCTAACGTATTTGCTGCCTGTCATTTTATTCCCACTCTGTTCCTAATTTTCTTTAGATGTAGGTACTATTGTCTTTGAACACTATTATTGTTTGTGGAAGACATTGATTAAAACCAGATTTACCCGGGTTATACAACAATACTATAAACCAGAGTACCAATTGAAGTGCAAAACACATTGAATAAATATCACATTCAGGAGCA
Above is a window of uncultured Methanolobus sp. DNA encoding:
- a CDS encoding (2Fe-2S) ferredoxin domain-containing protein, coding for MQKPETHIFICASTRLNGIVKGSCQNKSSHNLVAMFSEEVMDRDLEGEVMVTATGCVGLCEKGPVVMIYPQQIWYGEVTEDDIEDILDAIEEGEVVDRLAIS
- the ppsA gene encoding phosphoenolpyruvate synthase → MTGSKYVSWFEAISIDDVPLVGGKNASLGEMYRELTNKDIKIPNGFAITADAYWHVLESAEIVDDLKKTLEGLDIDDVTDLAKRGKKARNLILDAGIPDGLWDEVKAAYDKLCEQYGEDTDVAVRSSATAEDLPNASFAGQQETYLNIHGYHSLKDACNRCFASLFTDRAISYRVNNGFDHFAVGLSIGVMKMVRSDLASSGVIFTIDTETGFENVVFITGAYGLGENVVQGLVNPDEFYVFKPTLNANFKPIIKKQKGSKEIKMIYGRGDSRVLTRNVDVPEAERKQYCISDDEVLQLANFAVTIEEHYSQKREKHVPMDIEWAKDGETGELFIVQARPETVQSLKRKDVLETYYLDDTSGVIVTGRSVGAKIATGKVHVIPDVSQLNEFNTGEVLVADTTTPDWEPVMKRAAAIITNKGGRTCHAAIVSRELGIPAVVGAENATEILENGMDVTVSCAEGDAGRVYEGTLSFHTEIVELEGIEKTKTEIMMNLGNPEEAFALSMIPNDGIGLARLEFIITSYIKVHPMALIHPEKVEDEDVLEEIDKLTGRYENKADFFVGKLAQGVGTIAAAFYPKPVVVRMSDFKSNEYASLIGGEYFEFEENNPMLGFRGASRYYDKRYREGFALECKAMKKVRDVMGLTNLILMIPFCRRIEEAEKVLEEMKKNGLVRGENGLQVYMMTEIPSNVLLIDEFSQYFDGFSIGSNDLTQLTLGVDRDSEILASSFDERDEAVKKIVSMAVQGAKRNNKHSGLCGQAPSDFPEFAEFLVKEGIDSISLNPDSVMKIALKVVEVEKGIKESK